The proteins below come from a single Streptococcus hyointestinalis genomic window:
- a CDS encoding polymerase gives MKIKIDRSSLNDWLVYCGVFLYIVVSILTTTFFSKYIPGSFVHLISILSIFLISLHNIIVRKIDFSVFGAAFTLGIMSLLIYFSIGSFQNYIYSLIIIFLLKDFDFEKLVKFILPVIISIFIFIILSSKLGIIQDYIEISATRIRHYLGFRYSLFSSTIMLNIVALYVYSKKEQVTYKSLLALTIAVLWIFLQTNSRLTVLSSMALILLAILLKRFPKLLTRIRYLLIFLIPSYIFAAVASYIVAGKYTSAGSGLRAVDNFLGGRIYLASKSLYTYGFSWLGKNIQWVGNGLNADGQRSTMSYLYVDNMYIQVLQKYGLLYLIIFVTLLTIALFILYRKKQYLLFLILSILAVHAMIDDLTFNLYYNFFLVLLSLPFATNSTKFEKETINQL, from the coding sequence ATGAAAATTAAAATTGATCGAAGCTCACTTAATGATTGGTTAGTTTATTGTGGTGTCTTTCTATATATAGTAGTATCGATATTAACGACGACCTTTTTTTCAAAATACATACCTGGTTCTTTTGTCCATCTGATTTCCATACTATCAATCTTTTTGATTTCGTTACATAATATCATAGTTAGAAAAATAGACTTTAGTGTTTTTGGTGCTGCCTTTACTTTAGGGATAATGAGCTTGTTGATTTATTTTTCAATAGGATCATTTCAAAATTATATATACTCTCTGATTATCATCTTTCTATTAAAAGATTTTGACTTTGAAAAGTTAGTAAAATTTATCTTACCTGTTATTATTAGCATATTTATTTTCATTATTCTAAGTAGTAAACTAGGAATCATCCAAGACTATATTGAAATTTCAGCAACCCGTATTAGACACTATCTAGGTTTTCGATATTCTCTTTTTTCGTCAACGATAATGTTGAATATTGTAGCTTTATATGTATACAGTAAGAAAGAACAGGTAACATATAAAAGTCTCTTAGCACTAACTATAGCTGTTTTATGGATTTTTTTGCAGACTAACTCACGTTTGACAGTTTTATCTAGTATGGCTCTCATATTATTAGCTATCCTACTAAAACGTTTCCCAAAACTGCTAACAAGGATTCGTTACCTCCTTATTTTTCTTATTCCATCTTATATCTTTGCTGCTGTAGCAAGCTATATTGTTGCAGGAAAATATACATCAGCAGGAAGTGGATTACGTGCTGTAGATAACTTCTTGGGTGGTCGTATCTATTTGGCTAGTAAGTCTTTGTATACTTATGGATTCAGCTGGCTGGGGAAAAATATCCAATGGGTAGGAAATGGATTAAATGCTGATGGGCAGAGAAGCACGATGTCATATCTTTATGTAGATAATATGTATATTCAAGTCTTACAGAAGTATGGTTTACTGTATCTGATTATTTTTGTAACACTTTTAACGATTGCTTTGTTTATCTTGTATAGGAAAAAGCAGTATTTATTATTTCTAATTTTAAGTATCTTAGCAGTTCATGCCATGATTGATGACCTTACATTCAATCTATACTATAACTTTTTCTTGGTTTTGTTATCACTTCCTTTTGCAACAAACTCTACCAAATTTGAAAAGGAAACTATAAATCAATTATGA
- a CDS encoding glycosyltransferase family 2 protein, translating into MTPLISVIIPIYNVENYLARCLDSVVNQTYPNLEIILVNDGTPDGSVAIAEAYQEKDKRIKLLHQENAGLSEARNTGIAAATGDYIAFLDSDDWLELDAYEYLLQLLVAYDADISIGGIRRTESVVSETSSENQVELLTQKEYAKRYFKIGSQEIHYYVWNKLYRRDVVIGVKQPKGLYAEDVPSTFMYILNTSKVVISDKVIYNYFVNLDGLSAKFSNRHFDVLKGWDMVVAKANQSGDSDYQKWALFNRKRANFALLTELALSDNYSQVKADNANMVDNLAKAVRKDYRTLLKGPMPLNRKPLVLAFALNYSFTAGALNKLLQLKRRG; encoded by the coding sequence ATGACACCTTTAATCAGTGTTATTATTCCAATTTATAATGTGGAAAACTATCTGGCGAGATGTTTGGATTCTGTAGTTAATCAGACATATCCTAATCTAGAAATTATCTTGGTCAATGATGGTACGCCTGATGGTTCAGTTGCTATTGCTGAGGCTTATCAAGAAAAGGATAAGCGTATCAAATTGCTTCATCAGGAAAATGCAGGTCTTAGTGAAGCTAGAAACACTGGAATTGCAGCCGCTACAGGTGACTACATTGCTTTTCTAGATTCTGATGATTGGCTAGAGCTGGATGCTTATGAATATTTGCTACAGTTGTTGGTTGCATATGACGCAGATATCAGCATCGGAGGTATTAGACGGACGGAAAGTGTCGTCTCTGAAACGTCTAGTGAAAACCAAGTAGAGTTATTAACTCAAAAAGAGTACGCAAAGCGCTATTTCAAAATTGGTAGTCAAGAAATCCATTATTATGTTTGGAATAAGCTATATCGTCGAGATGTAGTTATTGGAGTCAAACAACCAAAAGGCTTGTATGCAGAAGATGTACCTTCTACCTTTATGTATATTTTAAATACATCTAAAGTTGTGATTTCAGATAAAGTAATCTACAATTATTTTGTCAATTTAGATGGTCTTTCGGCAAAATTCAGCAATCGCCATTTCGATGTGTTAAAAGGCTGGGATATGGTTGTAGCCAAAGCGAATCAATCAGGAGATTCAGATTATCAGAAATGGGCGCTGTTCAATCGGAAGCGTGCTAATTTTGCCCTTTTGACCGAACTAGCTTTGTCTGATAATTATAGTCAGGTCAAGGCAGATAATGCCAATATGGTAGATAATTTGGCAAAAGCAGTTCGAAAAGATTACCGAACTCTCCTAAAAGGTCCCATGCCACTCAACCGTAAACCATTAGTCCTTGCTTTTGCTTTAAATTATAGTTTTACAGCAGGGGCTTTAAATAAACTATTACAGTTAAAAAGAAGAGGATAA
- a CDS encoding glycosyl transferase, protein MKEEKMKIYQIVEDYNNEKHAGSKATNDAVAILSELGAEGVPVLVATRDQGILGKVKRQIKFYKDWKKVYKAVDRDSILILQNPFKIRALGRFQVLTKLKRDKNVRIISLIHDVELLRYDTPKARAEFKETLEIADQLIVHNDSMKQWFIEHGVSESRLVSLEIFDYLSDKSSDIPTDFSKKVIIAGNLATEKSPYVYELGKVPNVAFDLLGVYYEPTEQPSNINYRGAFPPDDVPNELSSGFGLVWDGPSVESCVGETGDYLRYNNPHKLSLYISSSLPVVIWSEAAEAKFVEKHQVGITVSSLHELKEKLDTISEADYQQMVANTKKIKEQLQAGHYLKTAISTALKQLG, encoded by the coding sequence ATGAAAGAAGAAAAAATGAAAATTTATCAAATTGTCGAAGATTATAACAATGAGAAACATGCTGGAAGTAAGGCTACTAATGATGCGGTTGCTATTCTCAGTGAATTGGGTGCAGAGGGTGTACCCGTTTTGGTTGCAACTCGTGACCAAGGGATTTTAGGTAAAGTAAAACGTCAAATTAAGTTTTATAAAGATTGGAAGAAGGTCTATAAGGCTGTGGATCGAGATTCCATCCTTATTCTTCAGAACCCTTTTAAGATTAGAGCTTTGGGACGTTTTCAGGTTTTGACAAAACTAAAGCGTGATAAAAATGTTCGCATTATTTCACTTATTCACGATGTAGAATTGTTACGCTACGATACTCCAAAGGCAAGAGCGGAGTTTAAGGAAACACTTGAAATAGCTGACCAACTTATTGTACATAACGATTCTATGAAACAATGGTTTATCGAGCATGGCGTATCAGAAAGTCGATTAGTATCATTGGAGATTTTTGACTATCTCAGTGATAAATCTTCGGATATTCCTACAGACTTTTCTAAAAAAGTGATCATTGCTGGTAATTTAGCTACTGAGAAATCTCCATACGTTTATGAGTTGGGTAAAGTGCCTAATGTTGCATTTGACTTATTGGGTGTTTATTATGAGCCAACTGAACAACCTAGCAACATCAATTATCGTGGTGCTTTTCCACCAGATGATGTTCCAAATGAATTGTCAAGTGGTTTTGGACTGGTTTGGGATGGACCATCTGTTGAAAGTTGTGTTGGTGAAACTGGCGATTATCTTCGTTATAATAACCCACATAAACTATCGCTCTATATTTCTTCTTCTTTGCCAGTCGTTATCTGGTCAGAAGCAGCAGAAGCTAAATTTGTTGAAAAACATCAAGTTGGTATCACCGTATCTTCTCTGCATGAGTTGAAGGAAAAATTAGATACTATTAGTGAAGCTGATTATCAACAAATGGTTGCAAATACTAAAAAAATAAAAGAGCAGTTGCAGGCGGGGCACTATTTGAAAACAGCAATCTCAACTGCACTGAAACAGTTAGGGTAG
- a CDS encoding DUF4422 domain-containing protein has product MKNIKLIVATHKAFQMPKDDNLYLPIHVGAEGKEDLGYTGDNTGQHISLLNPYYCELTGLYWAWKNLDCDYLGLVHYRRYFTKKSQNFSDDIKIDDVILSQTDIEHLLDDADVIVPKKRKYYIETLYSHYSHTLDGSHLDKTRDIICQNSPDFLEAYDKVMGQRSGYMFNMFIMKKELVNDYLTWLFPILDNLYEQIDTTNMTQFEARFPGRVSELLFNVWLKQKNIRPKEVPFMYMENVNLWNKGKSFLEAKFLGKKYGKSF; this is encoded by the coding sequence GTGAAAAATATTAAGTTAATAGTAGCAACTCATAAAGCATTTCAAATGCCGAAAGATGATAATCTTTACCTTCCCATTCACGTTGGTGCTGAAGGTAAAGAAGATCTTGGTTATACTGGTGATAACACTGGCCAACATATTTCACTTTTAAACCCTTATTATTGTGAATTAACTGGATTATACTGGGCTTGGAAAAATCTTGATTGTGACTATCTTGGCTTAGTACACTATCGACGTTATTTTACAAAAAAATCACAAAATTTTTCAGATGATATCAAGATTGATGACGTGATTTTGTCACAGACAGATATTGAACATTTACTTGACGATGCGGATGTTATTGTACCGAAAAAGCGTAAATATTATATTGAGACACTTTACTCACACTATAGTCACACATTGGATGGTAGTCACTTAGATAAAACACGGGATATAATTTGCCAGAATTCTCCAGACTTTTTGGAGGCATATGATAAAGTTATGGGGCAGCGTAGTGGTTATATGTTTAATATGTTCATTATGAAAAAAGAGTTAGTAAACGACTACTTGACGTGGTTGTTCCCCATATTAGATAACCTATACGAGCAAATTGATACGACAAATATGACTCAATTTGAAGCAAGATTCCCAGGTAGAGTTAGTGAACTATTGTTTAATGTTTGGTTAAAACAAAAAAATATTAGGCCTAAAGAAGTCCCATTTATGTATATGGAGAATGTAAACCTTTGGAATAAAGGAAAATCCTTCTTAGAAGCTAAGTTTCTTGGGAAAAAATATGGTAAGAGTTTTTAG
- a CDS encoding Stealth CR1 domain-containing protein, whose product MENAIDVVVTWVDGTDPVWLAEKKAYSPDGTFDEADNIQRYRPSDLFRYWFRGIEKNAPWVNKIFFITYGHVPEWLNTNHPKLRVVTHKEFIPEKYLPTYNSAVIELNLHRIEELSQRFVLFSDDVYLINQTKSEDFFVGDNIKDFGIYKPIIPKESFSHTELNNTILINRHFSNHKKRVLKTVRKFFRLDYGMFNVNNFFALLYSGIMGYKSFHITVPHLKSTFKEIWEIEGDYLDKVCHHRFRSIEDINHWALSHWNIESGRFVPQKINFGHYFSAESEAEIVEAMLKNKYKVICINDENNNYDYEESTAKVKQAFEEKFPEKSSFEK is encoded by the coding sequence ATGGAAAATGCAATAGATGTCGTAGTGACGTGGGTTGATGGGACAGATCCTGTTTGGTTAGCTGAGAAGAAAGCCTACTCACCAGATGGAACTTTTGATGAAGCTGATAATATTCAGCGATATAGACCGTCAGATTTATTTCGTTACTGGTTTCGTGGCATAGAAAAGAACGCTCCTTGGGTCAATAAGATCTTTTTCATCACCTATGGTCATGTTCCAGAGTGGTTGAATACCAACCATCCTAAACTTCGAGTGGTCACTCATAAAGAATTTATTCCTGAAAAGTATTTACCAACGTATAATTCAGCAGTGATTGAGCTAAATCTTCATCGCATTGAAGAATTAAGTCAACGATTTGTGTTATTTAGTGATGATGTTTATTTAATAAATCAGACGAAATCAGAAGATTTCTTTGTTGGTGACAATATAAAAGACTTTGGTATTTACAAGCCAATTATTCCAAAGGAAAGTTTTAGTCATACGGAGTTGAACAACACAATTTTGATCAATAGACATTTTTCTAATCACAAGAAACGTGTTTTGAAAACAGTTCGAAAGTTTTTCCGTTTAGACTATGGCATGTTTAATGTTAATAATTTTTTTGCACTTCTTTATTCAGGAATCATGGGTTATAAAAGTTTTCATATAACTGTTCCTCATCTTAAATCAACTTTCAAAGAAATTTGGGAAATAGAGGGAGATTATTTAGATAAAGTTTGTCATCATCGGTTTAGGTCTATTGAAGATATTAACCACTGGGCACTGTCCCATTGGAATATTGAAAGTGGTCGTTTTGTTCCACAAAAGATTAACTTTGGACATTATTTTTCAGCAGAGTCTGAAGCTGAAATTGTCGAGGCCATGTTGAAAAATAAATATAAAGTAATTTGTATCAATGATGAAAATAACAATTATGACTATGAAGAAAGTACTGCAAAAGTAAAGCAAGCTTTTGAAGAAAAATTCCCAGAAAAATCAAGTTTTGAAAAATAA
- a CDS encoding beta-1,6-N-acetylglucosaminyltransferase: MKKHAYLIMAHGSYEQLGFLISLLDHDKNDIFLHIDKKSVFTELDRKKLQEKVEKSQLIFVPRVAVYWGGYSQIEAEMTLFKTAYQHGDYCFYHLLSGIDLPLHSQETIHDFFEQHLDKIFLTMMTLEGDKENIDRLKYYHLFGRLTPRTFPGVFGKAFFKIYRHIEVFLQKILGINRLKRENLTPIKAAQWGSFPQDIIKLVVSSEKPIQQIFQHSFIPDEVFIPHLLQKNNLLGRLYDDRLSHDRKEDFQGNLRYINWWDGNPYTWTDIEKDISALEEARNLGYLFSRKFNISTSPMLKDRILIWTGRNKV, translated from the coding sequence ATGAAGAAACATGCCTATTTGATTATGGCTCATGGCTCTTATGAACAGTTGGGCTTCTTAATCAGTCTGTTGGATCATGACAAAAATGATATCTTTCTTCATATTGATAAAAAATCAGTTTTCACCGAACTTGATCGGAAAAAACTTCAAGAAAAGGTTGAAAAATCTCAGTTAATTTTCGTTCCTAGAGTTGCAGTTTATTGGGGGGGATATTCTCAAATAGAAGCTGAGATGACCCTCTTTAAAACTGCCTATCAGCATGGTGACTATTGCTTTTATCACTTATTGTCAGGTATTGATTTACCGCTTCACTCTCAAGAGACTATTCATGACTTTTTTGAGCAACATCTAGATAAAATCTTCCTGACTATGATGACTTTGGAAGGTGATAAGGAGAATATTGATCGTTTAAAATACTATCACCTTTTTGGTCGATTAACGCCTAGAACCTTTCCAGGGGTATTTGGGAAAGCATTCTTTAAGATCTATCGTCATATAGAAGTCTTTCTGCAAAAGATATTGGGTATCAATCGCTTAAAGCGTGAGAATTTGACACCAATAAAAGCAGCCCAATGGGGAAGCTTTCCTCAAGATATTATCAAACTAGTAGTGTCATCGGAAAAGCCAATCCAGCAAATATTTCAGCATAGTTTTATTCCAGATGAAGTTTTTATTCCGCATTTGCTCCAGAAAAATAATTTGCTTGGACGTTTGTATGATGATCGTTTGTCCCATGACCGAAAAGAAGATTTTCAAGGAAATCTCCGATATATCAACTGGTGGGATGGGAACCCATATACTTGGACAGATATTGAAAAAGATATTAGTGCCTTGGAAGAGGCAAGAAATTTGGGGTATTTGTTTTCTAGAAAATTTAATATCTCAACCAGTCCGATGTTGAAAGATAGAATTTTGATATGGACTGGAAGAAATAAAGTATAG